Within the Caldisericia bacterium genome, the region AGGTAGCAAACTATGTGGAGAAAAGGTAAGGGTTTCACCCTTATTGAGTTAATGGTTGTTATTGCAATTATCTTGATTCTTGCTCTTATCGCTATTCCTGCCTATAGGAA harbors:
- a CDS encoding prepilin-type N-terminal cleavage/methylation domain-containing protein — its product is MWRKGKGFTLIELMVVIAIILILALIAIPAYR